A segment of the Crassostrea angulata isolate pt1a10 chromosome 10, ASM2561291v2, whole genome shotgun sequence genome:
ttaagcaattcataaaatttggAATTCCCTTttcgttaaagagttattccccttttaaatttttttagggccttttgtttccagacaaaggctccgaaacTATGATAGCtaggaatgggaatccaacgaatttgaataacagagacattgaaGTGGTGCAtatcggtttttgttttaagatttcgttttttaataaggaaaaggtagggggtcaaaaaacagtaTTAAAAAAAGTGCGAAAaattagacatattttcctttatatcttttaaacgaaaaatattttgttaagacatgtataataaaagttgtgcaaaatatcaagggctttcatttgacaccaataaaaaagggctggccccttaaattaaggaccaatggcccctaaaagtttttgctgaataactcaaaaacggttaggattttgatatggctgtcgctgaaaaagttgtttgttgggatctcataaaggtcgttacaatgttattttgtaagtgatttgtgtaatatgggtgtaaaaagctttacatgttaacatgtacctgatttcatttgacaagttaacgaaagtctttgcgcgtacaactggcataaagttaccgcagaaagtatgctggtttatacaaacggcatcaattcatatataagaattttttttttagaatacatgcttttttttttagaagtttAAGTCATTGctgttaagttcttataatgcacaatccttaaaaacgggatttggaaaacaaatcattgtttttcttttctagtaaaccacaaaatatggaattaaaaaaatctatgcattacattttagttattaactccatgcatttaaaatctaccttgaatcagagctgtgtgtgtgtaccattgcgtaagctctccctcgcccgcggccgagaaaatcggtcaccatagtcgcggctggactacctagcggtcagcggttatctaatacacgagagttgcgtctctcatatatgagtttatttatccgcaaactcaagaattgttttcgttttgattacacatatttttttatggattaaacaattgggtgtcaattaagaaatcgttcagttaattaataaaagcaatgtcattctcaatctaaagcaataatagacatagatcaattatgggttttaagtttaaaataaataacttctatttgatagagtaaggtcattatacggCAATCTTTTCAAAGCtccctgggttctgagctgtgcgtgtctgtGTGTTGTACCTTTACGAAATCTATCGTTCGCcaacggccgaggagatcagccacggctgcactacatagcggttatttttaatacacaagattcgcacactgagacgcacacttccatgcatatgaacgtgtttgagttaatatagccgtaaatacaagaactgttttaattttatgttataaaagtttgtccattttagatttatttaattaaatttgagtgtaaatgaatatttatgaacgatattactccaaatcggaaacatcgtcagacataaattaatggttggtttgtttatgtaaaatattttataaactgtacaaataatgttttaaatcaacaacaacaacaacaacccctaaatattaaacatttaaatgatgatcatccatcgcacatggctgaggagatccggcgcgagtggacaagtgatccgcggtcggttcgtgatcttctacatgtaccttatcacgtgctcatgtttcatattttgcacggacacaactatattttattatgttttcaactattatattggttttagatgaaaagataaatttattttacttgtatagTAActgttgattaagcattgatgtaTACGATAGcatacaaggtagtttaaaaatcaaatcaaattgtaatcaaagttccatgttacatgtttgcggtaggtgctagcacgataaaagaatgtcctgagttgaggcattcgatgattatttaaaagaatattcacatgagttttaaacaactttagattagattctatcggtcacatattactcacttctgtagtttttctacatgttcgtttcattgtggaagcgaactcattgctgccccctcccccccccccctcccgccccgctgacaggagcttgcgctgtatttttttttaattggcgaaacgatatcaagatctgtcgaaaatcatttttggtggcttcttcttatgtgtaacattttgtttcactttcccacccgtttgtttattcggtcagtcagtgttaattcaatcgccatgtgcgaccgagaatcgtttgtcgcttcagcgcacacagctcagaacatatatagccccgggtcatcaattgttatgtaattgagtaacagtttgAATGGTGCGTTTACtacattaaataataaattaaaaaaatcatccagaaaaaaggttaaaaggttaccgtaactcaatagtcaataccaaaaataaaatccgtatgattacaaactgaaatcggttttctagtattcggcgggatttgatttttcttttaacattagtatttttattggtttcagagaatacgatgtaaaaatacaaatagtaaataaatctgatattatttacattgataatgttgaaaaatatttaaaattaaatttgtcacattcgttagaaaacaatgttatacaaacatccgataatttttttcctatgtcgtatcaattgcgtaaataaatatggtctgtacatattcatgtagctcaaaaaattcaaatgatttaacaaaaatgaaagttgtaattactatttcggattttttttttcaaagtaatttaacattgtattgaaaagaacaagaaataaaatgatttaaatttttgactcaatattcgtatatattaccggcgctccttacaCGTATAACGGCGTACGGtgtatagattatcatgatctatttgaattaagtaccatacgtaaagattcccataataattaattgcatgactgtgtacattgtaggcaaatccctgtgtgttaattacttctaagacctcttgttttccgttaacagtggtttaaataattaaaataattacttgtaaaaattatctagaatcgggattccaaagaacttacttcccgcaattcatagaaatgatcagtgtattttctttctatgtttacatttaattttgttcaaataattaataaattttctatgatttaaattgtgtgcttcatcaaatactgattccgattaccttgaagtcattaatttttccattggctattgaccaaaaaaaaaagagacgcttgaccatccaatgaaaacaaatacacagagtttgattgacaggttcagccagatGCAAGTCTCACCCAATGTCTTGTACATAATGTAAGAtaaagttgattaaggcttgttccaacagaaatcatgttttgctaactgtatttaatattttttatgtatagcgaactttaatattgtacagtcatattaccggtaacgaatcagtatgcggtttcgtcgtgcatgcaactattaCTATCGGAATTcctaatgtttttattttttgtttaaatcgcgtttctttgtccttctaaaatgtcgtatcaaacttccgaaaatataaaggatgaattacggagacagtaatttcaacaccccctccattttcctagtttcgtattcgtttcccagtatcgaattaagcgccttttatcacttctgaccgaatattttgtggcgaattgatttcaaaaatatactagaggtacatgttaatggacttataaatgaagaaggaaaaacaattgtaggaatatgtcatttaaacaaataatatgatcgttatttttatcataccgttttcccgtcaaattgaaactggacttgaacagttttcatttgcgttactttataatattgaattttcataaaaacactttataatagtaattgatgataagtagttgccattttcctttgtttttcccgtatatctatcaatatatgcagccaaataatacttctgtcgcaatgaaccgaaACTAGGAAAACTTCACGTGGTTCAATCtgatactggcaaatattcgttaccggcAAAACGACTGtgccagtactgaaacatcgtataaaaacgttatatatatatgtactctgtaactagtcgtcttttaatacatattcctttcttttgtttgttaaaaataaattcaattttgtaaaaagataagtatttcatttcttctagattttttttctcatgaaaatacatacaaaagagttttgccaatcacaaacagtttaaagtacatgtaatgtaaacacggtcgccattttgaaataaattgtcagagttccgaatgaaatctgatgaatgtttcacatggttctcgcacgctttgctcgaaacgatttacacgctttgtccgaaacgctaaacggtttacacgaaacgcgtcacgattcacacgaaacgctaaacagTTAACACGAAAAGTTTCTCGCACGTAAGTCACACgctttttggtgtagtagtacgtttcagggtctgtaaattttgtcagcacgcaacaattctaaattgcacattgtcttaaaaaaattagaaatatctaaataaagaagttatcttagaaaaaaggttacatgttttgtaaacaggttcggtttaaaaaaaaaacacaattcctgacatgacacatcagtacatactgtttataacaatgcttgctaccctctgaaaatttaattcgCCATTAAATatcccattttttaaataatgtttgttacgattacataaactgtgtgcgacaaatagttttcctaaaacattttcttattttctttttcaaaacacgttttatatgcaggctttcaatcacaacacgtttttataacaaaagcagaactgaaagtttagtaattataatcgtttgacaccatatcacatatattttcaactcgcagcaacaacggaagacctactcgtggctttgccacgagctctgctctagttaatTGTAGTAGTTAGACCTCCTGTAAAATTTAGACTGGTTCGTTCGTGATTGATACCTGAGTTAAAGGATAAAACAAACTGTGCCCCACAATGTCCGGTATATTTTTCCTTGCATGTTAAATTTTTCTGATAATCTTACAAATCCATCCGATTTTCGCAATTTAGTGagattaaatttcatttaaatacatgtaactatatgaGCCGACACATACTTCTCACATATTCAGAGATTTTAGGAAGAATATGATTTTACTCAGCTATCttgaaacatatatttaaacaaataagtcaATTATACATTCACTGATTCTTcatttatataaggaataaggaatcattctttgagtattatgaggtgataattttggtcggggcgtgatcaaatccaataaagcccgaatggctttaagatatatttgatcacgccccgacctaaattatcacctcataatattcaaagaatgattccttattacttatatttatataattttaaaccatcgtacgattagatatatatttaaatatatataagcaaaccccactggcgcctcaatttggctttatgagttatatagtacaaaatcgatacataatattatcacaggcaaagacactggaaaatgtaaatatatgtacatatatgactAAATACCTGTGGGTTCCAAATACAAATCCACAGAATAAACacacaataaaatgctttctgcATGATgttgatatgtatttatatcaagCTGAAATAAGCTAATAGAAGGTACTTCAAACAAAATCAAGCAAAGTCAGGCCACTTTAGAAACTTTGATAACGTGAAGAGACAGTTCTCAATATCGACCAGGAACAACTTTGCAAGTCAAAACTGGTATATCGAACAACAAATcagaattgaaaatttttaaatttttgaacagtaaattgatttatatcaatacattaaaaaataaatcttcattAGCTGAgtcatttattcaataaaacGCATTTACTTTCTGATTTCGGCATAAGACAAATATTGTAATTTCTTGAAACAGATTGCCGTATAAAGTCAAGCCACGTTTGTCGAGGGTCGCCATGTTAACACTTCTTCtccttactttttttttttttttttaactattttccCCTTTTATATCACTTCAATGTCACATATCTTATTATGTATTGATGATACTTTTCTCTAGATTACTAATACAAAATTAGCTCAACAttatactttttgagaaatgtttataacaattttgaatACCCAAGTTTAGTGGAAAGAGTATATTTTACTAGCCACATTTTGCGACTTaacaaactttattttaatcataaagAAGGAGAAGAAACCGTAAATGTATAGTTGTTTCTATTATgatttcaacaatatttgaagtttgtttttaaaatgaaaaccttttgaaacattttacaGGTACTAGTACGATAAAGCAATTCTCTAAGTTGGCAAACGTGTGACtctattgaaaattaataaagacatggaacatttttgtttatttttaaaagccaTGTTAATTTGATAAATCCAATCATCCTAAAATCAGAgcttttatatacatatttttactATTATGGGTAAACTTAGACCTCCATGCTCTCAACACTTTTTGTATCAGAAATTTGTAATGAGGCTTTTGATTGGTTAGATTTCTCCCTTTGAATAAAAGAAAGGGGATCCGATGTTCCATATGTTGGGTTGTCAAACGTCGCCTCATCCAGGTCAATCACACTAAGGCCAAGGTCATCTGGATATCCGGTGGTGTTACCAACGATTATTCTAGTTTTCTCCCGGACTGATCGATtccttgaaaagaaaaacagcaCATATTCAGCATACATCAACTCAGTCTAGAGAAAAACAGTATTCTAATATAAATCTTATTacttgtattaatattttttagagAAGGTACCTGAGTTGATTTTTACGCAGTATGGCACCAAGTACAATAAAGAGTATCAAGGCCACTGCCCCAAGTGATCCACCGACAGCAGGCATGTATCTGTTTACCCAGCTctgttaaaacaaaagataaactAAAGGAAGTCAACAAGATTCATTTATCCCACGAATTTAAGTATATCGCTTAACTGTGAGTATATTGAGCTGGCCTGTTTAAGGACTAGGTGGAGAGTACCATGCAGAATGAGTCATGTGACCCTATTGTCCAGTCATTATCCACGTTACAGATTTGAAACGCTTACACATAAACACTCACTTTACACACACGTTTAACATTCAAACACGTACAGTATCGCTGTAaattaatatacaaataatataacTGGTTACACTCTTatgcttttatttttgtttagcGACTTACTTTATCAGTGACAACTTTCTGTCTTGGTGCAGAGAGATTCACTTTTGTGGAAGTACCGGGGGTAGTCTGTCCGTTTGTTATGACTGCTTGTGATGAGATTAGCATGTTGGTTGTGGCACTTGTAATACCTTGTTTTGAGCGAGAAGTTTCAACTGGTGTATGAAAAAAAGACGTCGATGATCTTTTCCTGTCTGTTGTAGTGCTTTTGATATTGTGAGTCGATTTAGACAATTTTGTTGATATATAGGAGGAAGATGACTGGTGTTTTGTAAAGGATTGAGTTGACTGGCTAGTCCTGACCTCTTTTGTCGTTTGTGTTCGTGAATTCGCTACGGTGTTCGCTGTTTTGACGACGGTCGTTAGTTCTCTTTCAGTTGTCTGGTCACTTGTAACTGTCCTGTGGTGTTTAGTTGACAGCGCTTTGATTGTCCCTGCGGTAGAGGTGTAAGATGTTGGCGCTTCTGTCGTGGTTTGTGGAGACGTTGAAGATGTCACTACCACATTGCAGTCCTCTCCTCCATACCCTGTCCAATTTCATAAATcagattaagaaaacaaaataaacaaaagcaGTTCAAGAATATCTAAGTTGGCATCTTACCTGTATTGCATATTTTATCTCCATGTGGCCCACAATGATATTTGCTGGACGATCTGCAGTAATAAGTACAGTTTGTTCCATAATAGTCTTGTTTACAGTGAACGTTGCCTTCGTTGTCACAATAGGTCGTGTTTGAAGCAATGCATTGGTTGCAACATGTTGGTCCACAATAACCCTCCCTACAACGCTTGTGTCCAAGACTGTCACAAACAAAGACACCATGTGGATCGCAGTATACCGAACAGTCTCTTCCGAAATAATATGGTTTACATTCAAAAAACCCACTATGATTgcatatttgatttataaattttgGAACACAGTGAACAGAACAGTCAGTGCCATAAAAATTACTCTTACATTGACTACTTCCAGATGATGTGCAAACAATATTTCCTTTAGCTATACAGTCCAAACAACAATCGGTACCGCAGTGATTTGACTTGCATTGCAATTTACCAGCATCGTTACACGTGAGGTTTCCCGACGATTCACAATGCACGGAACAGTTCTGTCCGTAGAAATTTTTAGCACAAATGGAATCACCTGAATTATTACACACCACATTTCCGACAGGTTTGCAAAAATGGGAGCATTTTAAACCGTAGTAGTTAGGTCGACACACCAGTGAACCGTCCGGTGTGCACATTTGGTTGGCTGAAGAAACACAATTTAAGCAACAGTCAGGACCACAATGATTTCTTTTACAGGTTAAATCACCTTTATCAGAGCACGTAAGATTTCCTTGCGGAATACAACGTTTTTCACATTTATCTCCATAATAGTTTTTAGCACAAACAAGTTTTCCATTCCTATCGCAGCGTTCATGATCTTGTGGTTTGCAAAGAACTGTACAGTTTGTACCATAGAAGTTTGATTTACAGACTTTGGTACCGTTAGTTGTGCATTCACTATTGTTATCAGATATACAACCTAAACAACAGTCTGGTCCACAGTGGTTTTGGATACATTTATGCTGACCATTTTCATCACATGTCAAATTACCTATCTGTAAGCAATTTCTGGTGCAATTATGTCCATAGAAATCCTTTTTGCAAACCAAATTGCCGCTTCCATCACAAACTTTATTCCCTTCTGGTAAACAATGTGTTGAGCAGTTTTCACCATAATAATGATCTTTACATACAAGTGTACCGCTATTTGAGCAAATCTCGTTGCCAGATGCTAAACACGACCCACAACAGTCAGTGCCACAATGGCTCGTATTACAGACCAAACTGCCTTTATTGTCACAGACCAGGTTACCAACAGGAATACAAAACACCAAACAATTCTCACCAAAGTAATTCAATTTACATACCGTGTTTCCCTGTTCATTACAAGTTGTTGTTTTGCCACCAATACACATTTTTGTACAGTTAAGTccataataattttgtttacattttagtaTTCCATTTTTTGTACAAACTTCGTTTTCAGAAGCAATACAACCCCCACAGCAATCGGTGTCGCAGTGGTTTCTGTTGCACACGAGTCTGCCATCCGAGCTACAGGAAAGGTTACCATGAGAAATGCAGTTAATTAAACAGTCTTGTCCATAgaaattttctttacaaatcaAATCTCCTGCGGAATTGCACACTTTATTTCCGTCGGAAGAACAATGTTTAGAGCAATTTAATCCATAATAGTTGGGTTTACATACTAAGAAACCTGTATTGTTACAGGCATAGTTACCATGTGCAATACATTTCCCACAACAATCTCCACCACAATGATTAGTTTTACAGACATGTTGACCTTCAGAGTCACAAGAAATATTGCCCTTGGGGACACAATGTGTAGAACAACTCTGACCATAATATGAGGGCTTGCATTTTAAGGTGCCTGTTGCATCAcagatttgattttcatttggAACACACTGGGTGCTACAGTTGATTCCGTAGTAAGTGTCTCTGCATAACTTGGTCTGATTTTTGCAGATGAAATTTCCCTCAGAGATACACTGTCCACAACAATCTTCTCCACAGTAGTGAGGCTGGCAAACGTGGTCTCCATTCGTATCACACACTAAGTGATTTTGTGGAAGACATAATATGGAGCAGCTGGTGCCAAAATAGTTTGGCTTGCAATGTAAATTACCATTCTTGTCACAGATTTGATTCATGTTTGGTAAACATCTTTTGGAGCAATTGATACCGTAATACGACGTTTTACAGGCTAGTGTTCCATTGGATGTACAGATATGATTTTCCTGTGCAATACATTTTCCACAACAATCTTCACCACAGTGATTTATCTTGCAGACAAATTGACCTTCAGAGTCGCAAGAAACATTGCCTTTTGGAACACAATGAGTAGAACAGTTCTCACCGTAATACAAAGCTTTGCATCTTAAAGTGCCTGTTGCATCACATATTTGATTTTCATTCGGAACGCACTGGATGCTACAGTTTGTTCCGTAGTAAGTGTCTTTGCATGTCTTGGTCTGGTTTTTGCAGATAAAATTTCCCTCAGAGATACACTTTCCACAACAGTCATCTCCACAGTAGTTAGGTTGGCAAATGTGTTCTCCATTCTCATTGCACAGCAGGTGACTTCGTGGAAGGCATGTTTCGGAGCAGTTGGTGCCAAAGTGGTTTAACTTGCAATGTAAATTACCATCCTTGTCACAGGTTTGATTAATATTTGGTAAACATCTCGATGAGCAATTAGTACCATAGTAAGAATGTTTGCAAGCAAGTGTTCCATTTGATGAACAAATATGATTCCCATTTGCAATGCATGTACCACAGCAGTCATTTCCACAATGAGAGTTTCTACAGACAAGATGACCACTGGAATCACAAACTAAATTACCATTTTCTACACATTTAATAAGACATTGTGGTCCATAGAATGTAGACTTGCAATGAAGTGTTCCTGATGCGTCACAGAACTGATTAGAATTAGGATTACATTTTATCGTACAGTTATGTCCATAGTGATTTGGTCCACACGTAAGCGTACCATTATTATCGCAAACAAAGCTATCGTACGCTATACACCCTTTACAGCAATCAGATCCACAATGACTGGGTGGACACACTAGTTGACCGTTAGAGTCGCATGTCAAATTTCCCTTTGGCACGCATTCTTTAGAACACGACGGACCATAATAATGAGGGCTGCACGTTACACTCAACAAAAACTCTACCCTGCAATAAAAAcgcaaaagaaataaaaaagaagagaGATTCATCACACCGCAAAAACTGTAACTTTTGCATTTTATGCTTATTTTTTCAGTTCTGTAGCTTATcagatgttattttttttttttttacttttttcaattcagaaatgattacatgtatttgaatagaaaaaaagttttactcacTCTAATTGTTTACTACCCGGTAGTGTAGTAATTGATTTGTTTTGGACCTTTTGACCTATGTATCTGTATTGTAAAATCCCAAGCGTTGTGTCCGATTCAAAAGACTCGTAGTCGTAAACAACAACCTCCACAGTAACATTAATCTGTggtgataaaataattattcaagaAAATGGCAGTATGTCTACAATACGAATACATGAACCAGATAAATCCATGTCGTGTCTACTCACCGAAAcataatgcaaaatataaagcgGAAGTTTTATAACAGTAAGTGATTTTAAAATACCGGATTATGGAAtttatctt
Coding sequences within it:
- the LOC128167130 gene encoding protein jagged-1-like, with amino-acid sequence MDKLVVLVTAFWSWLWIIQTVLGDYDVSVLLLEYNRDEDCSCDNGWAFWGCRECDVYFQICLQPLSPAQGQICQGNNQDDRVDDTHHFLFADALRGHDTYMWRNLGGQPSFEISVYVFEYDSIGGNDDLGVTNYTYRDKRPTVQTVTTTPGNKNMRYTRVSVGEFSVDVNLVRYYRQPDRCCDRVLFVCNDCDVYMKVCLYPSGLSSPACQGDNKNYRVDDTHGFLFKDQPKIRDHSDFKWHNLRGNQINVTVEVVVYDYESFESDTTLGILQYRYIGQKVQNKSITTLPGSKQLEVEFLLSVTCSPHYYGPSCSKECVPKGNLTCDSNGQLVCPPSHCGSDCCKGCIAYDSFVCDNNGTLTCGPNHYGHNCTIKCNPNSNQFCDASGTLHCKSTFYGPQCLIKCVENGNLVCDSSGHLVCRNSHCGNDCCGTCIANGNHICSSNGTLACKHSYYGTNCSSRCLPNINQTCDKDGNLHCKLNHFGTNCSETCLPRSHLLCNENGEHICQPNYCGDDCCGKCISEGNFICKNQTKTCKDTYYGTNCSIQCVPNENQICDATGTLRCKALYYGENCSTHCVPKGNVSCDSEGQFVCKINHCGEDCCGKCIAQENHICTSNGTLACKTSYYGINCSKRCLPNMNQICDKNGNLHCKPNYFGTSCSILCLPQNHLVCDTNGDHVCQPHYCGEDCCGQCISEGNFICKNQTKLCRDTYYGINCSTQCVPNENQICDATGTLKCKPSYYGQSCSTHCVPKGNISCDSEGQHVCKTNHCGGDCCGKCIAHGNYACNNTGFLVCKPNYYGLNCSKHCSSDGNKVCNSAGDLICKENFYGQDCLINCISHGNLSCSSDGRLVCNRNHCDTDCCGGCIASENEVCTKNGILKCKQNYYGLNCTKMCIGGKTTTCNEQGNTVCKLNYFGENCLVFCIPVGNLVCDNKGSLVCNTSHCGTDCCGSCLASGNEICSNSGTLVCKDHYYGENCSTHCLPEGNKVCDGSGNLVCKKDFYGHNCTRNCLQIGNLTCDENGQHKCIQNHCGPDCCLGCISDNNSECTTNGTKVCKSNFYGTNCTVLCKPQDHERCDRNGKLVCAKNYYGDKCEKRCIPQGNLTCSDKGDLTCKRNHCGPDCCLNCVSSANQMCTPDGSLVCRPNYYGLKCSHFCKPVGNVVCNNSGDSICAKNFYGQNCSVHCESSGNLTCNDAGKLQCKSNHCGTDCCLDCIAKGNIVCTSSGSSQCKSNFYGTDCSVHCVPKFINQICNHSGFFECKPYYFGRDCSVYCDPHGVFVCDSLGHKRCREGYCGPTCCNQCIASNTTYCDNEGNVHCKQDYYGTNCTYYCRSSSKYHCGPHGDKICNTGYGGEDCNVVVTSSTSPQTTTEAPTSYTSTAGTIKALSTKHHRTVTSDQTTERELTTVVKTANTVANSRTQTTKEVRTSQSTQSFTKHQSSSSYISTKLSKSTHNIKSTTTDRKRSSTSFFHTPVETSRSKQGITSATTNMLISSQAVITNGQTTPGTSTKVNLSAPRQKVVTDKSWVNRYMPAVGGSLGAVALILFIVLGAILRKNQLRNRSVREKTRIIVGNTTGYPDDLGLSVIDLDEATFDNPTYGTSDPLSFIQREKSNQSKASLQISDTKSVESMEV